The DNA region AAGCTTACTTGTGATTGTAATGAGCTGGGAATACCAAAGCTATGCGTCTGCTAGTATGCTTAATCAAACGGTCGGAATTCCAGAGGAATCCATTCGCCTGAGAGTGTTAGCCCATAGTGATAGCCCGAGTGATCAATGGCTAAAGCGTGAGGTGCGTGATGCGATTGTAGACCAAATCAATGAATGGGTTGGAGATATTCAGGATATAGAGCAAGCTAGGGCATATATTCAAGCGGCAGAAGTAGAATTAAATCAATTAGTGCGACAAACGATCCAGGAAAGAGGCTATTCGTACAGTTCGAGTATTCAATTTGGAGAGGTTGTATTCCCTGCTAAACTTTACGGGAATCAGCTTTATCCAGCTGGAGAATATGAAGGTCTTCTAGTTACCATTGGAGCTGGTCAAGGTGAAAACTGGTGGTGTGTTCTTTTCCCACCATTATGCTTTATCGACTTCGGTACGGGTCAAACGGTAGCAGAAAATCAAGACTCAAATGACTCAAATCAAAGTGCCTTTGATAATCAACAAGAGCAAGAAGTTGAAGTAAGGTTTTTTGTTTTAGAATGGCTGTCTAAAATTAAATCCTGGTTTTCATAATCTCACATGACGAACATTATTTTTCCGGATAAAATAGAAATTGGGAGGATATGAAGGAAGTAAAGACAAGCTTTTGTAAAAGTGATTTTTTAACAGGCGGTGCAAAATATGCAGAGTCATCATACGAAACATTTTATTATCCACAACTATCAGAATGAATCTGTGGATAACCTAATTAAGCATGCACAAATTCAGCAAGCCGCCACATTCCTTAGAGCTGGTGAAACGGTAGCTTTTCCTACTGAAACGGTATATGGATTAGGGGCTAACGCCTTGTCTGACATAGCTACAGGAAAGATTTTTGAGGCAAAAGGGAGACCAAGTGATAATCCACTTATTGTCCACATCGCCGAACAGAATCAGCTTGTTGATATTGTGGATAACATTCCACCACTAGCTATAAAATTAATGGAGCATTTCTGGCCGGGGCCATTGACCCTAGTGCTGCCCAAAGGGAAGAAGGTTTGTAAATCGGTAAGTGCAGGGTTAGATACAGTAGCGGTTCGCATACCCCAACACCCAATTGCTTTAGCCCTTCTTAAAGCGTGTCAGCTCCCTATAGCTGCTCCAAGTGCAAATCGGTCGGGAAGACCAAGCCCTACTACAGCTGAGCATGTATTGGAGGATTTGTCAGGAAAAATAGCTGGGGTAGTAGATGGTGGCGCGGCAGGGGTTGGGCTAGAATCCACTGTTGTTGACGTAACGGGTAAGGTGCCCATGATCTTAAGACCTGGTGGGGTTACCATGGATCAGCTAAGACATGTAGTTGGAGAGGTGCTTGTTGATCCGGCCATTACGGATAGTGATCAGAAGCATGGAGATGAAGCATTTATCCCCAAATCGCCAGGTGTCAAGTATCAGCATTACGCACCAAAAGGGCAAATGTGGCTAGTCAGCGAAGATTTTGGGCTAGAGAAAATGAGAGAGCGCCTCCAAGCACTGGTTAAGCGAGATAGAGAAGCAGGCTATAGGGTGGCTGTGCTTACAACAGATGAAGGTGTTGATCAATATACAGCTGATCATGTTGTATCTCTGGGTCAACGAAATAATCTAGACAGTGTGGCGAGTAAAATTTACGCTTCCTTGCGAACATGTGATCAAATGGGGATAGAACGAATTTATGCTGAAGCATTTCCTAAAAGCGGAGTAGGAATGGCTATTATGAATCGATTATTAAAAGCCGCGGATGGGAAAATGCTTGGAACTGAATAGCTCTTTACCTCTAACGGTCATATCTGACTCTTAGAGGCCCATATTGTTCTGATGAGATCTCTAATTTTCGACCCTTAGAAGTGAAAATTCATTGCTTTTAAGCAGATTGAAAGGCTAAGGTGCAAATATGTCCGTTAGATTTGGGGGTGCTCAAAAAAACACCTCTAAGCTGCAGAAATGTCCGTTAGAATCTGTAGCTGCAAAAGCAAGACCAGAATACAAATAGGTCCGTTCAAAAATGCAAGTAATAAGGCGCAGCCTCCCCTTTTTTGGGGTAGGAAGCGTCTTTTTGTTTTGAATGGATTTTTATTTATATGCTACTTTTTAAGACAATTTCCCCTCTCATGTGAATAGAAAAACAAAAAAGAAAACGATGTGAACCTAGTTGACAGCCACTGGA from Bacillus horti includes:
- the spoIIR gene encoding stage II sporulation protein R, with the protein product MMKVDRVIDRGRNVEKKKSRLALFLAISLLVIVMSWEYQSYASASMLNQTVGIPEESIRLRVLAHSDSPSDQWLKREVRDAIVDQINEWVGDIQDIEQARAYIQAAEVELNQLVRQTIQERGYSYSSSIQFGEVVFPAKLYGNQLYPAGEYEGLLVTIGAGQGENWWCVLFPPLCFIDFGTGQTVAENQDSNDSNQSAFDNQQEQEVEVRFFVLEWLSKIKSWFS
- a CDS encoding L-threonylcarbamoyladenylate synthase; its protein translation is MQSHHTKHFIIHNYQNESVDNLIKHAQIQQAATFLRAGETVAFPTETVYGLGANALSDIATGKIFEAKGRPSDNPLIVHIAEQNQLVDIVDNIPPLAIKLMEHFWPGPLTLVLPKGKKVCKSVSAGLDTVAVRIPQHPIALALLKACQLPIAAPSANRSGRPSPTTAEHVLEDLSGKIAGVVDGGAAGVGLESTVVDVTGKVPMILRPGGVTMDQLRHVVGEVLVDPAITDSDQKHGDEAFIPKSPGVKYQHYAPKGQMWLVSEDFGLEKMRERLQALVKRDREAGYRVAVLTTDEGVDQYTADHVVSLGQRNNLDSVASKIYASLRTCDQMGIERIYAEAFPKSGVGMAIMNRLLKAADGKMLGTE